The sequence GTCACAAGTTTCGCATCACGGTATCCTTTCTTGTGATATTTGGCGATCACATTGTCCTTGTCTTTCGTGTAATTGTCTTCGAGATATTTTGCCGATTTGAAAACCTGGTACCAGCGTTTCTGTTTGGTGTCCTTCATCGCGCGCCTGATCTTTCCATCGGAGAAAGCCACATTTCCATCAATGAAAATATCGGAGATCTTCACTTTTTTTCCTTTGTCAACCACGATGTCGAGCAACAAACGGCTGTGTGCTGAATCCTGGTAATGCGGAACAAGCGTAGTCTTGCAATTCAGATAACCATCGGCGCGGTAATGTTCATTGACTGTTTCTGTAATGAAACGCGCACGGAAATCAGTAAGCAACATTCCGCCGAGATGAAGTTTAGCACGAAGATCTTCGTCCTCACTCTTTTTCACACCCACGATTTTGTATTTCGTGATCATCGGTTTTTCAACAACGATGATATCGAGCCAAATGTAATCGCCTTCCACTTTCGCAACTTCAATGCGGATATCATCGAACAAACCTTCTTTCCAGATATTGTCAATGGCATCGCCCGTTTTATCACCGGGAATCGTAATCTTATCGCCAATAGGCAATCCGGAAATAAGCCGCACCACATTCGAATCCACGATCTGGCAACCGTGAACATAAACTGCAACGAGATTGAAATCTTTTGTATTTGAATAATCCACAACATAATCTCCGCCTACCTGCCCGGTGCTGTTCTGCGCAAACACAGGAGCGAATGCAAAGAGAAAAAATATTATGGAGTAGATCTTTTTCATTTCAGGATTTAGTTTCTTATTTTTTTTCTGAAGCAAGCGGTGACGCCGTCACTACCTGCGCACTTGTTTTTCCGAAACGCCTTTCTCTTCCCTGGTAATCGACGATCGCTTTATAGAATTCTTCCTTGTTGAAATCGGGCCAGAGTGTTTCGGTGAAATAAAATTCTGCATAAGCGAGTTGCCAGAGCAGAAAATTGCTGATGCGATGTTCGCCGCTGGTGCGGATAAGTAATTCCGGATCGGGAAAACGCGAGGTGTTGAGAAAGGAAGAGAATTTTTCAGCATCGAGCTCTTCCGTTTTTATTTTTCCATCGCGCATTTTCTCTGCGATCTTTTTTGTGGCTTCCATGATCTCCCATCGTGAACTGTAGCTGAGAGCGAGAATGAGTGACATCCTGCTGTTGGAAGAAGTTTTGTCAATGGCTTCAAACAATTCTTTCCTGCAGGATTCCGGTAAACTTTCCGTATCACCAATCGTTTCAAGACGAATGCTGTTCTTGTTCAGTGTTTTTGTTTCTTCGTTTATCGTGTGCACGAGCAGTTGCATGAGCGCATCCACTTCTTCCTTCGGGCGATTCCAGTTTTCAGTGGAGAAAGCATAGAGCGTAAGATATTTTACACCGATCTCCGCTGCAGCTTCTGCTGTTTCGCGCACTGCTGTTACGCCATGCCGGTGGCCGAACACGCGTTCTTTTCCCTGCTGTTGTGCCCAGCGTCCATTGCCGTCCATGATCACCGCAACATGATGGGGCAAACGATCCTTGTCAATTTTTTCTTTCCAGCTCATCGGGGGAAATGCGGTTCAGTAATTATAGCTTGAAC comes from Bacteroidota bacterium and encodes:
- a CDS encoding isoprenyl transferase yields the protein MSWKEKIDKDRLPHHVAVIMDGNGRWAQQQGKERVFGHRHGVTAVRETAEAAAEIGVKYLTLYAFSTENWNRPKEEVDALMQLLVHTINEETKTLNKNSIRLETIGDTESLPESCRKELFEAIDKTSSNSRMSLILALSYSSRWEIMEATKKIAEKMRDGKIKTEELDAEKFSSFLNTSRFPDPELLIRTSGEHRISNFLLWQLAYAEFYFTETLWPDFNKEEFYKAIVDYQGRERRFGKTSAQVVTASPLASEKK